In Vibrio alfacsensis, the following proteins share a genomic window:
- a CDS encoding BatD family protein, whose protein sequence is MMKKGAKLVFVLMAGLLTSISAFAQSLQASVNKTQVAQNEVINLRVVADTELGSDAINFNVLKNDFFLGQPRYGRSSNNINGHKSVRTEWSISIAPMKNGIVTIPSFTADGMQTEPIQLRVTKEQSEPNLDDLFHFDMSVDNHTLYPQQSATLRMQLMIKVDPRRLDNPQIIPPSIDGMKLEATGEMKQGQRVIDGLEVTIVEQAFRITAEQPGTYTLHGPKLTGSYVYGDSLTGSTKVMPINTTAQQMPITVKPIPNDIKGNWLPASALEITQSWQDDQGNSLSANVVNTVKQGSSITRTIRIKARGTQEEYLPRINIDYPSSLRIYPEQPQFNTGRDGVVTMTVKQVIIPTEVGEVSLPSYSVNWWDSNLDQAKQASIGELKLVVEKSDSGLISLADNVQPPEPAPQASTTVSQAGVNSLWQTLTFVFGSLWIISSTIAVILWKKRGTTNEERTENASSQPSFQQLADTIRQGDCAKIERAVNDYIHAHYCDHSSEAVLAVKEELSVMNQARFGTNQHPWKADNLLSKIKQLAKTKKSRPSHQLEKL, encoded by the coding sequence ATGATGAAAAAAGGCGCAAAACTGGTCTTTGTTCTGATGGCCGGCCTACTAACTAGCATTTCGGCTTTTGCTCAAAGCCTTCAAGCTAGTGTGAATAAAACACAAGTAGCTCAAAACGAAGTGATCAACTTAAGGGTCGTAGCGGATACTGAGCTAGGATCCGATGCGATTAATTTCAATGTATTGAAAAATGACTTCTTTCTCGGGCAGCCTCGTTATGGTCGTTCAAGCAACAATATTAATGGTCACAAATCCGTTCGAACTGAATGGAGCATCTCAATTGCACCAATGAAAAATGGCATCGTGACAATTCCGAGCTTTACCGCTGATGGAATGCAAACCGAGCCAATTCAACTGCGAGTGACGAAAGAGCAATCCGAACCAAATTTGGATGATTTATTCCACTTCGATATGAGTGTCGACAACCACACTTTATATCCACAACAATCGGCAACCCTCCGAATGCAATTGATGATCAAAGTTGATCCTCGTCGTTTGGATAACCCTCAAATCATACCGCCTAGTATTGACGGAATGAAGCTAGAGGCAACTGGCGAAATGAAGCAAGGTCAACGTGTCATTGATGGCCTTGAAGTTACCATTGTTGAACAAGCATTCCGCATAACCGCTGAGCAACCAGGAACTTACACACTTCATGGTCCAAAACTGACTGGCTCATACGTCTACGGTGATAGTTTAACCGGCTCAACTAAGGTCATGCCAATTAACACGACGGCGCAACAGATGCCCATTACCGTGAAACCAATTCCTAATGATATCAAAGGAAACTGGTTACCGGCCTCGGCGTTAGAAATAACTCAAAGCTGGCAAGATGATCAAGGTAACTCTCTGTCAGCAAATGTCGTAAACACCGTTAAACAGGGCTCATCCATCACTCGCACCATACGCATTAAAGCACGAGGAACACAAGAGGAATATTTGCCACGCATTAACATAGACTACCCTAGCTCGTTGCGTATATACCCTGAACAGCCGCAGTTTAATACTGGCAGAGATGGCGTTGTGACCATGACGGTCAAACAAGTCATTATTCCTACAGAAGTTGGCGAAGTCTCATTGCCAAGCTATAGCGTAAATTGGTGGGACAGTAATCTCGACCAAGCGAAACAGGCGAGTATTGGCGAGCTTAAGCTAGTCGTAGAAAAAAGTGACAGTGGGTTGATCTCGTTAGCAGATAACGTACAACCTCCTGAGCCTGCACCACAAGCATCCACAACCGTCTCACAAGCGGGCGTGAATTCTCTATGGCAGACACTCACCTTTGTATTTGGCTCGTTATGGATTATTTCTTCCACCATTGCAGTCATTCTATGGAAAAAGCGCGGTACTACGAATGAAGAAAGAACCGAAAACGCAAGTTCTCAACCTTCTTTCCAACAATTAGCAGACACTATTAGGCAAGGTGATTGTGCCAAAATTGAACGTGCGGTTAATGATTACATTCACGCACACTATTGTGATCACTCTTCAGAAGCGGTGCTCGCGGTTAAAGAAGAGTTAAGCGTAATGAATCAGGCGCGCTTTGGTACAAATCAACACCCATGGAAAGCAGATAATCTGCTGAGTAAAATCAAACAACTGGCCAAGACGAAGAAAAGTCGACCTAGCCACCAGCTAGAGAAACTTTAA
- a CDS encoding vWA domain-containing protein: protein MTETTLVSSLSQWSNIEFVWWWALLLLPLPWLVYKFFPEETQQAEIKLAYLPDNKHSNKPKQWVQKALSIGVWILLVIACARPVWYGDPVEFQPKYRDMMLVVDLSGSMQKEDMNDNGEYIDRLTAVKRVLSDFVKKRDGDRLGVVLFGDHAYLQTPLTADRKTVMQQINQTVIGLVGQRTAIGDGIGLGTKTFVDSDAPQRVMILLSDGSNTAGVLDPIEAAEIAKKYNATIYTVGVGAGEMMVKDFFMTRKVNTASDLDEKTLTQIAQLTGGQYFRARNAQELEKIYDTINQLEPVSSDTQTWRPQSEWFPYPLSAALALSAFLFVLRRRHG, encoded by the coding sequence GTGACTGAGACAACTCTCGTTTCGAGCCTTTCTCAGTGGTCGAACATTGAATTTGTCTGGTGGTGGGCACTACTTTTACTGCCTCTACCTTGGCTGGTTTATAAGTTCTTCCCTGAAGAGACTCAGCAAGCTGAAATCAAACTGGCATATCTTCCAGATAACAAACACAGCAATAAACCAAAACAGTGGGTACAAAAAGCCCTATCTATTGGTGTATGGATATTGTTAGTTATCGCCTGCGCTCGCCCCGTTTGGTATGGCGACCCGGTTGAATTTCAACCTAAATATCGTGACATGATGTTAGTCGTTGACCTATCTGGCTCAATGCAAAAAGAAGACATGAACGATAATGGCGAATATATCGACCGTCTCACCGCGGTAAAAAGAGTTCTATCTGACTTTGTTAAGAAGCGCGATGGTGACCGTCTTGGCGTTGTGCTGTTTGGCGATCATGCTTACTTACAAACACCACTCACTGCCGATCGTAAGACCGTCATGCAACAAATCAACCAAACGGTTATAGGTTTAGTCGGCCAACGCACTGCGATAGGTGATGGTATCGGCTTAGGTACAAAAACCTTTGTTGATAGCGACGCCCCTCAACGCGTAATGATTCTCCTCAGTGACGGTAGCAATACGGCGGGCGTGTTAGATCCTATCGAAGCGGCAGAAATCGCGAAAAAGTATAACGCGACAATTTATACCGTTGGTGTCGGCGCTGGTGAGATGATGGTGAAAGACTTCTTTATGACTCGCAAGGTAAACACCGCATCCGATCTTGATGAGAAAACACTCACCCAGATTGCACAGCTAACCGGAGGCCAATACTTCCGAGCTCGTAATGCCCAAGAACTAGAAAAGATCTATGACACCATCAATCAATTAGAACCCGTATCTAGTGACACTCAAACTTGGCGACCTCAGTCGGAGTGGTTCCCTTACCCACTGAGCGCAGCATTGGCTCTTTCCGCGTTTCTGTTTGTATTAAGGAGAAGACATGGCTGA
- a CDS encoding DUF4381 domain-containing protein produces the protein MTTTNQSLNLEPLILPNAPDWFPLAWGWWAVLGALVLIISILCIYARWRSKRLLAKKTALKLLINPITPHTPSSALEVLRQAALSYFPRAEIAPLTGSAWYEFLDSYTKETRFVDKQQQWQAALYQKSSQEHHQDLIADCAFWIATALPPKKKAKTRD, from the coding sequence ATGACAACAACTAACCAAAGCCTAAACCTTGAACCGTTAATTCTACCTAATGCACCCGATTGGTTCCCACTAGCGTGGGGATGGTGGGCAGTGCTTGGTGCTCTCGTACTCATCATAAGCATACTTTGTATCTATGCGAGATGGCGTTCCAAGCGCCTTTTAGCTAAAAAGACCGCTTTGAAACTATTGATCAATCCAATCACACCACATACACCATCGTCCGCATTAGAAGTATTACGCCAAGCGGCTTTGAGTTATTTTCCTCGTGCAGAGATTGCCCCATTGACGGGCTCTGCTTGGTACGAGTTTCTGGACAGTTATACCAAAGAAACTCGATTCGTAGACAAACAACAACAATGGCAAGCCGCGCTTTATCAAAAGTCTAGCCAAGAGCACCACCAAGACCTCATCGCTGATTGTGCTTTCTGGATAGCAACCGCATTGCCACCAAAGAAAAAGGCAAAAACTCGTGACTGA
- a CDS encoding DUF58 domain-containing protein, whose protein sequence is MSALKLLPPHANGVTLNLEELLQYRTQSVRWLPPAQSIWSQMSGNHTSRQKGRGMDFMEVRQYQAGDDIRSIDWRVTARTGKAHTKLFAEDKEQAVILYIDLSPSMHFGSQYVLKSVQLAHFASVLIWLTLAKKDRIGAVIDDGQKCIEFRPSSLQKQALRILDAIVNTHNQLITNQQVESVRHLPYESAIEALHNLAPKGSELILLSDFVQMEEKEFLQLRRLKQHNSVRAVQFYDPLERGETDYRGQAKASDGQRSQWFNFGSKGQRKELESYFLKRQQSVKQQCHSMAIPFNSLSSGSPLIPQLS, encoded by the coding sequence ATGTCTGCACTCAAACTATTGCCACCCCATGCAAATGGGGTGACATTAAACCTCGAAGAATTGCTTCAATACCGTACTCAATCTGTTCGTTGGTTGCCTCCTGCCCAAAGTATTTGGTCACAAATGAGCGGCAACCATACGAGCAGACAAAAAGGGCGCGGGATGGATTTCATGGAAGTGAGACAGTATCAAGCTGGTGATGATATTCGCAGCATAGACTGGCGAGTCACCGCACGAACGGGTAAAGCGCATACCAAATTGTTTGCTGAAGACAAAGAACAAGCGGTGATCTTGTACATCGATTTGAGCCCTAGTATGCATTTTGGATCGCAATACGTGTTGAAGTCGGTTCAATTGGCACACTTTGCAAGCGTGCTGATTTGGCTGACGTTAGCCAAGAAGGATCGTATTGGGGCAGTGATTGATGATGGTCAAAAATGCATTGAGTTCCGTCCATCATCACTACAAAAGCAAGCGCTAAGAATCCTTGATGCAATAGTGAATACTCACAATCAATTGATTACCAATCAACAAGTGGAAAGTGTACGTCACCTTCCATACGAGAGTGCAATTGAAGCTCTGCACAATCTAGCACCTAAAGGTAGCGAGTTGATTCTATTGAGTGATTTTGTACAGATGGAAGAAAAAGAGTTCTTGCAACTGCGTCGATTAAAGCAACACAACAGTGTTCGTGCAGTACAATTTTACGATCCACTTGAGCGAGGTGAAACGGATTACCGAGGTCAAGCTAAAGCCTCAGACGGTCAACGTAGCCAATGGTTCAACTTTGGTTCAAAAGGGCAACGTAAAGAACTGGAATCCTATTTTTTGAAACGCCAACAGAGCGTCAAACAGCAATGTCATTCGATGGCCATTCCATTTAACAGCCTGTCGAGTGGCTCACCGCTGATCCCGCAGTTAAGCTAG
- a CDS encoding AAA family ATPase: MHKTNFEALQSYLESQIIGQYDLVKQLLIALLADGHILVEGPPGLAKTRAVKSLADCIEGDFHRIQFTPDLLPADLTGTDIFRPETGEFTFQSGPIFNSLILADEINRAPAKVQAAMLEAMAEKQVTAGRHTYALPELFLVMATQNPIEQEGTYPLPEAQLDRFLLHLDVDYPDAEHELAILRINRGEAKGEAVVERPNLSQQDIFTARKEVLNIHMADAIEQYIVRLVMATRQPSDYDQELAKWLSMGVSPRATIALDRCARAHAWLAGRDFVSPEDVQAMAYPVLRHRLLLSYHAQAEGIRANRVIDKLLSLVGSA, encoded by the coding sequence ATGCATAAAACGAACTTCGAAGCGCTGCAAAGCTATTTAGAGTCTCAGATCATTGGTCAATATGATCTCGTCAAACAACTGCTTATCGCTCTACTTGCCGATGGGCATATTTTGGTTGAAGGTCCGCCAGGACTTGCAAAAACTCGAGCCGTAAAATCGCTTGCCGATTGCATTGAGGGTGATTTCCACCGCATTCAGTTTACGCCAGACCTTCTGCCTGCTGATTTAACGGGTACTGATATCTTCCGACCAGAAACTGGCGAGTTCACTTTCCAATCTGGTCCGATTTTTAACTCATTGATTCTTGCCGATGAGATCAACCGTGCACCTGCAAAAGTTCAAGCGGCAATGCTAGAAGCCATGGCAGAAAAACAAGTAACCGCTGGTCGTCATACTTACGCCCTACCAGAGTTATTCTTGGTGATGGCCACTCAAAACCCGATTGAACAAGAGGGAACTTACCCGCTGCCAGAAGCGCAACTAGACCGCTTCTTGCTACATCTGGATGTCGATTACCCAGATGCAGAACACGAGCTCGCGATTCTACGTATCAACCGTGGAGAAGCAAAGGGCGAAGCGGTAGTTGAGCGACCAAATCTAAGCCAGCAAGATATTTTTACTGCGCGTAAAGAAGTCCTCAATATTCATATGGCAGATGCTATTGAGCAGTACATTGTGCGTCTTGTTATGGCGACTCGTCAGCCAAGTGATTACGATCAAGAACTTGCAAAATGGCTATCAATGGGGGTGAGTCCACGTGCCACTATTGCATTAGACCGTTGTGCTCGTGCTCACGCTTGGTTAGCAGGCCGTGATTTTGTCTCTCCAGAAGATGTGCAGGCGATGGCTTACCCGGTATTGCGTCACCGCTTATTGTTGAGTTACCACGCCCAAGCTGAGGGCATCAGAGCAAATCGAGTGATCGATAAGCTACTTAGCTTAGTCGGTAGCGCATAA
- a CDS encoding methyl-accepting chemotaxis protein, producing the protein MLKPNSLSIKQKVVLGITFAVLASTIIVGVMAQHHARAVLSHRLIDIELPAMLQQINTEIDREVIQMQQAAKQLATNEFVVEALSKTDRNPVEEAQLVKQLNNVKSQYQLNDASVANRQTAYYWNQNGFLRQLNRSQDGWFFGFTSSGQGMSVSVFQETTGEVKMFANYQDLAGISMAGLSKSMDDMVKLLNGFKIQDTGYVFLTNSKGDIQIHRQPGKNKASIHQLFGNQASHLLNKDRFNLVTMEFEGQEMFVSSQYVPSMDWFVVGVVPVNEVFADLNATGEKMLMTTVIVALAFIAMGVLLANSITNPIKQIANRFTDLGEGEGDLSQRIEIKGNDEIAQLSKGFNGFIEKIHATIKEVSLTSSALSQAAESVSSKATSTHDNSQEQRDQTIQVVTAINQMGATISEIASNAATAADTASQASDNTETGRQVVTQAKEVISRLANDVESTSMVVVQLATTTKDIGSILDVIRDISDQTNLLALNAAIEAARAGEQGRGFAVVADEVRNLASRTASSTEEIQKMINQLQSDAQDAVTAMEAGKAITFEGVTSTDEAVEVLKSISERIMDISDRNTQVATATEEQSTVVYTINQNIEEINAINEMTTATAEELADASRDLQALSSRLDKMVGSFKL; encoded by the coding sequence ATGTTGAAACCTAATTCTCTGAGTATTAAACAAAAAGTGGTACTCGGCATTACTTTTGCTGTTCTCGCATCCACCATCATCGTTGGTGTTATGGCGCAACATCATGCTCGTGCGGTGCTTAGTCATCGTCTTATTGATATTGAATTGCCAGCCATGCTGCAACAAATCAATACAGAAATTGATCGTGAAGTTATTCAGATGCAGCAAGCGGCTAAGCAATTGGCAACTAATGAATTTGTGGTTGAAGCGCTATCAAAAACCGATCGCAACCCTGTAGAGGAAGCTCAACTTGTAAAGCAATTGAACAACGTGAAATCACAGTATCAGTTGAATGATGCTTCCGTTGCAAACCGTCAGACAGCGTATTATTGGAACCAAAATGGTTTTTTACGTCAGTTAAATCGTTCTCAAGACGGGTGGTTTTTTGGTTTTACGTCATCAGGACAAGGCATGTCTGTTAGTGTGTTCCAAGAGACAACGGGTGAAGTTAAGATGTTTGCCAATTACCAAGACCTTGCGGGTATTTCGATGGCGGGCTTGTCTAAGTCGATGGATGACATGGTGAAGCTGCTGAATGGATTCAAAATCCAAGATACGGGTTATGTATTCCTGACCAACAGTAAAGGTGATATTCAAATTCACCGTCAGCCAGGCAAAAATAAAGCCTCCATTCATCAGTTATTTGGTAATCAAGCATCTCATTTGTTGAACAAAGATCGCTTTAATCTGGTGACTATGGAGTTTGAGGGACAAGAGATGTTTGTCTCTAGCCAATACGTACCATCAATGGATTGGTTTGTAGTTGGCGTGGTCCCAGTAAATGAAGTTTTTGCTGACCTCAATGCGACCGGTGAAAAAATGCTGATGACAACCGTGATTGTGGCGTTGGCTTTCATTGCAATGGGTGTGTTACTTGCAAATAGCATCACAAATCCAATTAAACAGATTGCGAATCGCTTCACGGATCTTGGAGAGGGTGAGGGCGATTTATCTCAACGCATTGAGATTAAAGGTAACGATGAAATCGCACAGCTTTCAAAAGGCTTTAATGGTTTCATTGAAAAAATCCATGCAACGATCAAAGAAGTTTCGCTAACCAGTAGTGCGTTAAGCCAAGCAGCAGAGAGTGTTTCGAGTAAAGCGACGTCTACACACGATAATAGCCAAGAGCAACGCGATCAAACGATTCAGGTAGTGACAGCGATTAACCAGATGGGTGCAACGATCAGTGAGATCGCCTCGAACGCGGCAACCGCTGCCGACACAGCGAGCCAAGCTTCAGATAATACAGAAACGGGTCGCCAAGTGGTTACCCAAGCAAAAGAAGTGATCAGCCGCCTTGCAAATGATGTTGAATCGACCAGTATGGTTGTCGTTCAACTTGCAACAACGACCAAAGACATCGGCTCGATTCTGGATGTTATCCGTGACATTTCTGATCAGACGAACTTGCTTGCACTTAACGCTGCGATTGAAGCTGCTCGCGCTGGGGAGCAAGGACGAGGTTTTGCCGTGGTTGCCGATGAAGTCAGAAACCTTGCATCTCGCACGGCTTCTTCGACAGAAGAAATTCAGAAGATGATTAATCAGCTACAAAGTGATGCACAAGATGCCGTTACTGCGATGGAAGCGGGTAAAGCGATTACTTTTGAGGGCGTAACATCAACCGATGAAGCGGTTGAAGTGCTAAAAAGCATTTCAGAACGAATCATGGACATTTCTGATCGCAATACTCAAGTAGCGACGGCCACAGAAGAACAGTCAACGGTGGTTTATACGATCAACCAAAACATTGAAGAGATTAACGCTATCAACGAGATGACCACGGCAACCGCAGAGGAGTTAGCGGATGCGAGCCGTGACCTTCAGGCGTTATCCTCCCGCTTAGATAAGATGGTTGGTAGCTTCAAGCTGTAG
- a CDS encoding restriction endonuclease subunit S, whose product MNDFEKELEQISQEAAQEPEVKLPSLEEQKEIVEQLKKLEAEGKLTPEVLEQYFGKFNQKNSVPVH is encoded by the coding sequence ATGAATGACTTCGAAAAAGAACTTGAGCAAATTTCTCAAGAAGCCGCTCAAGAGCCAGAAGTAAAACTGCCATCACTAGAAGAGCAGAAAGAGATTGTAGAACAACTGAAAAAGCTTGAAGCGGAAGGAAAACTGACTCCGGAAGTTCTAGAACAGTATTTTGGTAAGTTCAATCAAAAAAATTCAGTTCCAGTGCACTAA
- a CDS encoding sugar O-acetyltransferase: protein MKTEKQKMLSGEPYNAWDDELYQARIACRKTLQILNNSIPDTKEWRHAIDTLIPDAQGAYLEPPFRCDYGSNIKLGKNFYANFNCVVLDVAEVHIGDNVLFAPNVQIYTAGHPLDVKGRVEEGVEFGTPIYIGDNVWLGGGVIVCPGVTIGDNSVIGAGSVVTKDIPPNVVAAGNPCRVIREIEQ, encoded by the coding sequence ATGAAAACTGAAAAACAAAAAATGCTCTCGGGTGAGCCATACAACGCTTGGGATGATGAGCTTTATCAAGCTCGAATTGCATGCCGTAAAACGCTACAAATCCTAAACAACAGTATTCCAGACACGAAAGAGTGGCGACATGCTATCGACACCTTGATTCCTGATGCTCAAGGGGCCTATTTGGAACCACCGTTTCGTTGTGACTATGGCTCTAATATTAAGCTTGGTAAAAACTTTTACGCCAATTTTAACTGTGTCGTATTAGATGTGGCTGAGGTTCATATTGGAGACAATGTTCTATTTGCGCCAAATGTACAAATTTACACCGCAGGTCACCCATTGGATGTAAAAGGGCGGGTAGAAGAGGGCGTGGAATTTGGAACGCCAATTTATATTGGTGACAATGTGTGGTTAGGCGGCGGTGTGATTGTTTGCCCAGGGGTAACGATTGGAGATAATTCAGTAATAGGTGCTGGTAGTGTTGTGACTAAAGATATACCACCTAATGTGGTTGCTGCCGGAAACCCATGTCGAGTTATCCGAGAAATTGAACAGTAA
- a CDS encoding SDR family NAD(P)-dependent oxidoreductase, translating into MYDNKVVLVTGGSQGIGKHLAQAYLDLGAKVVVFDVVSSTNSEVDFYPVDLGCIDQIEAAFDQLENRYGQVDVLLNNGAIANFNKPLSTLTFDEFSRVIDVNLKGAFACTRRFIALHKGCSYGRVINIGSTRWYQNEAGWDAYGASKGGVVSMTHSMAISLSDTPITVNAVSPGWIQVEGYDDLEALDHQQHPSGRVGKARDIVNACLFLTHPENDFVNGHNLVVDGGMSKKMIYQDSLYQSE; encoded by the coding sequence ATGTACGACAATAAAGTGGTGTTAGTGACTGGTGGAAGCCAAGGGATCGGTAAGCATCTCGCACAGGCGTACCTCGATCTTGGTGCGAAAGTCGTCGTATTTGATGTTGTCTCATCGACGAATTCTGAGGTTGATTTTTACCCGGTGGATCTTGGGTGTATAGATCAAATTGAAGCCGCTTTTGATCAACTTGAAAATCGATATGGTCAGGTTGATGTTCTTCTCAACAATGGTGCGATCGCTAACTTTAATAAGCCACTAAGTACTCTGACATTTGATGAATTTTCGAGAGTGATAGATGTTAACCTCAAGGGCGCATTTGCATGTACTCGTCGTTTTATCGCGTTGCATAAAGGATGTTCTTACGGGCGAGTCATCAATATAGGCTCCACGCGGTGGTATCAAAACGAAGCAGGTTGGGATGCTTATGGCGCATCTAAAGGTGGGGTAGTGTCAATGACACATTCGATGGCTATTTCTCTTTCCGATACCCCAATCACTGTGAATGCAGTGAGTCCAGGCTGGATCCAAGTCGAGGGCTATGATGATCTAGAGGCGTTGGATCATCAACAACACCCCTCCGGTCGTGTTGGGAAAGCAAGGGACATTGTTAATGCTTGCTTGTTTCTTACTCATCCCGAGAACGACTTTGTGAATGGCCACAATTTGGTCGTTGATGGAGGGATGAGTAAAAAAATGATTTATCAAGATAGCTTATATCAATCAGAATAA
- a CDS encoding diguanylate cyclase, which translates to MDSPASLQIIALLTRVQNYPGLDGLSFIERRIEQICQHANFTMPEAFACFVNGLKHDRNDELDAAIVQYHACLTSCSSLDSALRFQTHVLLASIYADREQYQQAYDLYQEVLSHSHLLDTNFVSLAYTNISDLYLSLEKYSQAVELAKLGAKASQEVCNPVNEAICLLNIGMGLGRLGDPLSALEQFHQSISIAKGIPDQRIEAIAHGYIAQILMQQKNTDTRQVRFHFEAADQLYKQVKDQHNSQENLTFFAEFLTREHQLLDAQHICDRLSVLVDAENNFGFYARYCEAQIAIYEQQKQWEALSLFQKSYLAKTQQRLQRAQNEEAEHLQQEIAQLTEQQEHQLLKQVQEQVGAITDVGQSIATVQSLEQSLPFIYEKVSSIFPTDEFGIALFEEDSQLLDYRYFYDCDGHVSPLTINCKTDRNIGSYVVTTGKTVHINNVTEESISAYVPLSERREHDLVIFDNSKVARSVILTPIRLGQRTLGVLSLQHHLPDQYQRHHVYLFEQLAGFIAISLENLVQRQHLQHANAQLDKLSKTDPLTGLYNRYQLDKIAPTLIKRAKSKQQNLAIAIIDIDYYKGFNDCFGHQQGDLALKAVAKVLTDVFNNKGEYLFRYGGDEFLLIAMNQSCGQLKVRLAQLEERIASLEMPNPSSLCSNLLTLSIGATNVTHLPSTKTSFESLFTIADEELYKVKEKGRNHFSLIEKEL; encoded by the coding sequence ATGGATTCGCCTGCATCTTTGCAGATCATCGCGTTATTGACCCGTGTGCAAAACTATCCCGGGTTAGATGGGCTAAGTTTTATTGAACGTCGGATAGAACAGATTTGTCAGCACGCAAACTTCACCATGCCGGAAGCATTTGCCTGCTTCGTTAACGGATTAAAGCACGATCGCAATGATGAGCTTGATGCCGCAATCGTACAATATCACGCTTGTTTAACTTCTTGTTCATCCCTCGATAGCGCCCTGCGTTTTCAAACCCACGTTTTGCTGGCATCAATTTATGCCGATAGAGAACAATACCAACAAGCATACGACCTATATCAAGAAGTATTGAGCCACTCTCATCTGCTCGATACCAATTTCGTCTCATTGGCATACACAAACATCAGTGACTTGTACCTTTCATTGGAAAAGTATTCTCAAGCTGTTGAGCTGGCAAAACTCGGAGCAAAAGCATCTCAAGAAGTTTGCAACCCCGTGAATGAAGCAATTTGTCTTCTAAATATTGGGATGGGCTTAGGTCGACTTGGTGACCCACTTTCTGCACTCGAGCAATTCCATCAATCAATCTCCATTGCGAAAGGCATTCCCGATCAACGTATTGAAGCAATCGCTCATGGCTATATCGCTCAGATCTTGATGCAACAAAAAAATACTGATACTCGACAAGTTCGATTTCATTTTGAAGCCGCCGACCAACTGTACAAACAAGTCAAAGATCAGCATAACAGCCAGGAAAATCTCACATTCTTTGCAGAGTTTTTAACAAGAGAGCATCAACTCCTTGATGCTCAACACATCTGCGACCGCTTGTCGGTACTGGTAGACGCAGAGAACAATTTTGGATTTTATGCGCGCTACTGTGAAGCACAAATCGCCATTTACGAACAGCAGAAACAATGGGAAGCCTTATCACTCTTCCAAAAAAGCTACTTAGCAAAAACTCAGCAACGCTTGCAAAGAGCACAAAACGAAGAAGCTGAGCATCTTCAGCAAGAGATCGCCCAACTCACTGAACAACAAGAGCACCAGTTATTAAAACAAGTCCAAGAACAAGTTGGAGCGATCACTGACGTAGGACAAAGCATTGCAACCGTGCAAAGCCTTGAGCAAAGCTTGCCTTTTATCTATGAAAAAGTATCTTCGATTTTCCCAACCGATGAATTCGGTATCGCTCTTTTTGAAGAAGATAGCCAATTATTGGATTACCGCTATTTTTACGATTGTGATGGACATGTATCCCCTTTGACCATCAACTGCAAAACCGATCGTAATATAGGCAGTTATGTGGTGACAACAGGCAAAACTGTTCACATAAACAATGTCACGGAAGAATCCATTAGTGCCTACGTTCCCCTTTCCGAACGTAGAGAACACGATCTGGTCATTTTCGATAACAGCAAGGTCGCACGTTCTGTGATATTAACGCCCATTCGACTTGGTCAACGAACACTAGGTGTGTTATCGCTCCAACATCATTTGCCGGATCAGTATCAACGCCATCATGTTTACTTATTTGAACAACTGGCGGGATTCATTGCGATCTCATTAGAGAACCTTGTTCAACGACAGCACTTACAGCATGCAAATGCGCAACTCGATAAGTTATCAAAAACGGATCCACTGACGGGGTTATATAACCGATATCAGTTAGATAAAATCGCGCCAACCCTCATCAAACGAGCCAAGTCAAAACAGCAGAACTTGGCCATTGCGATCATCGACATCGATTATTACAAAGGCTTTAATGATTGCTTTGGTCATCAGCAAGGCGATCTCGCGCTTAAAGCAGTAGCAAAAGTGCTCACAGACGTCTTTAACAATAAAGGGGAATACCTGTTCCGCTATGGTGGCGATGAATTTCTCCTCATTGCGATGAACCAGTCATGTGGCCAACTTAAGGTTCGACTCGCGCAACTTGAAGAGAGAATCGCATCACTTGAGATGCCAAACCCCTCTTCTCTTTGTTCTAACCTCTTAACACTCTCAATAGGGGCAACCAACGTTACTCACCTGCCATCGACGAAAACAAGTTTTGAAAGTCTGTTCACCATCGCAGATGAAGAGTTATATAAAGTCAAAGAAAAGGGGCGGAACCACTTTAGCTTAATTGAAAAAGAGCTTTAG